The Coffea arabica cultivar ET-39 chromosome 1e, Coffea Arabica ET-39 HiFi, whole genome shotgun sequence genome has a window encoding:
- the LOC113712874 gene encoding uncharacterized protein, giving the protein MVDTKRRRSLMICSCLTSAFILSAVLLVGSALLLTNYNHKQSHVGLQTIGVVKTTTFQTPCENQCMPDGSETLPRGIVTRTSDLEMRQLWGPSKKKNSKSPMNLLAIAVGLKQKGNVDQIVKKFPPAQFVVMLFHYDGKVDGWKDLEWSSHAIHVSAINQTKWWFAKRFLHPDVVSEYAYIFLWDEDIGVENFRVGRYLSIIKEEGLQISQPAIDPDKSEVHHKITSREKRLKVHRRAINLRGTGRRCYENSTEPPCTGWVEMMAPVFSRASWRCAWYMIQNDLIHAWGLDFQLGYCAQGNRTANIGIIDSEYVVHYGLPTLGGSAVNKTSEVQGQASKHGTSPDKGSMVPSRSHPSDDRDAVRKRSYAELEIFKNRWKKAVREDKCWSNPFQ; this is encoded by the exons ATGGTGGATACAAAGAGGCGGAGATCATTAATGATTTGCAGCTGCCTTACTTCAGCCTTTATTCTTTCTGCAGTTCTTCTTGTTGGGAGTGCATTGCTTCTCACAAATTATAATCATAAACAA AGTCATGTTGGATTGCAAACTATTGGTGTTGTCAAGACTACAACCTTTCAAACCCCCTGTGAG AATCAATGCATGCCTGATGGAAGTGAGACATTGCCTAGAGGTATTGTTACTAGAacttctgatttggaaatgcGGCAGCTATGGGGCCCTTCCAAAAAAAAG AATTCAAAGTCACCAATGAACTTGCTGGCCATTGCAGTTGGACTAAAGCAGAAAGGAAATGTAGATCAAATTGTTAAGAAG TTTCCCCCAGCTCAATTTGTTGTTATGCTTTTCCATTATGACGGCAAAGTGGATGGTTGGAAAGACTTAGAATGGAGTAGTCATGCCATTCATGTTTCTGCTATTAACCAAACTAAATG GTGGTTTGCGAAGCGTTTCCTTCATCCAGATGTTGTTTCTGAGTATGCATATATCTTTCTGTGGGATGAAGATATTGGAGTTGAAAATTTTCGTGTTGGAAG ATATCTATCAATAATTAAAGAAGAAGGGCTTCAAATATCACAACCAGCAATTGATCCTGATAAGTCGGAGGTCCATCACAAAATCACATCCAGGGAAAAGAGATTAAAAGTGCATCG AAGGGCTATTAACTTAAGAGGGACTGGGAGAAGGTGTTACGAAAATAGCACAGAGCCTCCCTGCACTGG GTGGGTGGAAATGATGGCTCCTGTTTTTTCACGTGCATCCTGGCGTTGTGCGTGGTACATGATTCAG AACGACTTAATTCATGCATGGGGGTTGGATTTCCAGCTTGGTTACTGTGCACAG GGAAACCGAACTGCAAACATTGGGATTATTGACTCAGAGTACGTTGTCCACTATGGTCTTCCTACCCTAGGGGGTTCAGCAGTAAATAAG ACAAGTGAAGTACAGGGCCAAGCTTCAAAACATGGTACCTCACCTGACAAAGGATCCATG GTGCCGTCTAGATCTCATCCTTCTGATGATAGAGACGCA GTTCGGAAGCGATCTTACGCCGAGTTAGAAATTTTCAAGAACAGATGGAAAAAGGCAGTGAGAGAAGACAAATGCTGGAGTAATCCGTTTCAGTAG
- the LOC113712853 gene encoding uncharacterized protein isoform X3 has protein sequence MAFLLVEELAIVFFCIGKYSDEPSPADEWFEQGKIVKAHPVGGTGDKAKDPIFGLAMGGGSQTSSDLFRWFCVDSGSADNHPIVLIHGFPSQAYSYRKVLPILSKKYHAIAFDWLGFGFSDKPQPRYGFDYTLDEYTSSMESIIDETTKGKATLVVQGYFSPVVVKYASSRQEKITDLILLNPPLTAKHANLPSTLSIFSNFLLGEIFSQDPLRASDKALTSCGPYVIKEDVAMVYRRPYLTSGSAGFALNAISRAMKKELKPYIEEMRRILMDENWQVKTTIIWGERDRWLSYNGVQEFCIESKHRLIRLPMAGHHVQEDSGEEVAQLIAQVVGR, from the exons ATGGCTTTTCTTTTAGTGGAG GAATTGGCTATTGTTTTCTTCTGCATAGGAAAATATTCGGATGAGCCAAGTCCAGCTGATGAATGGTTCGAgcaaggaaagatt GTAAAAGCACATCCCGTTGGGGGTACTGGTGACAAGGCCAAGGATCCCATCTTTGGTCTTGCAATGGGAGGTGGTTCACAAACCTCATCTGATCTTTTCAG ATGGTTTTGCGTTGACAGCGGAAGTGCTGACAATCATCCCATTGTGTTAATTCATGGTTTTCCTTCACAG GCATATTCCTACCGCAAAGTCCTTCCAATACTTTCAAAGAAATATCATGCTATTGCATTTGATTGGCTTG GATTTGGATTTTCTGATAAGCCCCAACCTAGATATGGTTTTGACTACACTCTGGATG AATATACGTCATCCATGGAATCTATTATAGATGAAACCACCAAGGGTAAGGCCACACTAGTTGTCCAG GGCTACTTTTCGCCTGTTGTGGTCAAATATGCTAGCAGTCGTCAAGAAAAGATTACTGATCTCATACTTCTCAACCCTCCA CTCACAGCCAAGCATGCCAATCTCCCGTCCACATTATCCATATTCAGCAACTTTCTGTTGGGGGAAATTTTTTCTCAG GATCCTCTAAGAGCCAGTGATAAGGCCCTGACAAGCTGTGGCCCATACGTAATAAAAGAAGACGTCGCAATGGTTTATAGGAGACCTTACCTCACGTCTGGTTCTGCAGGATTTGCACTAAATGCAATTAGCAGGGCCATGAAGAAAGAACTTAAG CCCTACATTGAAGAGATGAGAAGGATACTAATGGACGAAAACTGGCAAGTTAAAACAACAATCATTTGGGGCGAACGAGACCGCTGGCTAAGCTACAACGGAGTCCAGGAATTCTGCATAGAATCGAAGCACCGACTTATAAGACTTCCAATG GCAGGGCACCATGTACAGGAGGATAGCGGAGAAGAGGTGGCGCAACTTATTGCTCAAGTTGTTGGCCGGTAA
- the LOC113712853 gene encoding uncharacterized protein isoform X2, with amino-acid sequence MALQLCSSSSSLLSLCSLQLLRLSPIASPSDQFLKPTIMPQGILKKKKQKHSLLFCRSSNDESNEDYYLDAPVSVGDGFSFSGGKYSDEPSPADEWFEQGKIVKAHPVGGTGDKAKDPIFGLAMGGGSQTSSDLFRWFCVDSGSADNHPIVLIHGFPSQAYSYRKVLPILSKKYHAIAFDWLGFGFSDKPQPRYGFDYTLDEYTSSMESIIDETTKGKATLVVQGYFSPVVVKYASSRQEKITDLILLNPPLTAKHANLPSTLSIFSNFLLGEIFSQDPLRASDKALTSCGPYVIKEDVAMVYRRPYLTSGSAGFALNAISRAMKKELKPYIEEMRRILMDENWQVKTTIIWGERDRWLSYNGVQEFCIESKHRLIRLPMVISYNGLATLRPKLQYGLAN; translated from the exons ATGGCTCTGCAGCTctgctcttcttcttcttctctgctTTCTCTCTGCAGCCTGCAACTGCTCCGTCTTTCTCCCATTGCATCCCCTTCAGACCAGTTTCTCAAACCAACAATAATGCCCCAAGGTATcctcaagaagaagaagcagaagcATTCCCTACTTTTTTGCCGGTCAAGCAATGATGAGAGCAACGAG GATTATTACTTGGATGCTCCTGTTTCAGTAGGAGATGGCTTTTCTTTTAGTGGAG GAAAATATTCGGATGAGCCAAGTCCAGCTGATGAATGGTTCGAgcaaggaaagatt GTAAAAGCACATCCCGTTGGGGGTACTGGTGACAAGGCCAAGGATCCCATCTTTGGTCTTGCAATGGGAGGTGGTTCACAAACCTCATCTGATCTTTTCAG ATGGTTTTGCGTTGACAGCGGAAGTGCTGACAATCATCCCATTGTGTTAATTCATGGTTTTCCTTCACAG GCATATTCCTACCGCAAAGTCCTTCCAATACTTTCAAAGAAATATCATGCTATTGCATTTGATTGGCTTG GATTTGGATTTTCTGATAAGCCCCAACCTAGATATGGTTTTGACTACACTCTGGATG AATATACGTCATCCATGGAATCTATTATAGATGAAACCACCAAGGGTAAGGCCACACTAGTTGTCCAG GGCTACTTTTCGCCTGTTGTGGTCAAATATGCTAGCAGTCGTCAAGAAAAGATTACTGATCTCATACTTCTCAACCCTCCA CTCACAGCCAAGCATGCCAATCTCCCGTCCACATTATCCATATTCAGCAACTTTCTGTTGGGGGAAATTTTTTCTCAG GATCCTCTAAGAGCCAGTGATAAGGCCCTGACAAGCTGTGGCCCATACGTAATAAAAGAAGACGTCGCAATGGTTTATAGGAGACCTTACCTCACGTCTGGTTCTGCAGGATTTGCACTAAATGCAATTAGCAGGGCCATGAAGAAAGAACTTAAG CCCTACATTGAAGAGATGAGAAGGATACTAATGGACGAAAACTGGCAAGTTAAAACAACAATCATTTGGGGCGAACGAGACCGCTGGCTAAGCTACAACGGAGTCCAGGAATTCTGCATAGAATCGAAGCACCGACTTATAAGACTTCCAATGGTAATTTCATACAATGGACTAGCAACATTACGCCCAAAATTGCAATACGGCTTGGCCAATTAG
- the LOC113712834 gene encoding photosystem I reaction center subunit XI, chloroplastic — MATAASTTMASQLQSSLASSLTTRLATPKGISAAPFRALPSRRKSCFTIKAIQSEKPTYQVIQPLNGDPFIGSLETPVTSSPIIAWFLSNLPGYRTAVSPLLRGIEVGLAHGYLLVGPFVITGPLRDTDIKGPAGSLAAAGLVIILSICLTMYGIASFNEGEPSTAPGLTLTGRKKEPDQLQTAEGWAKFSGGFFFGGISGVIWAYFLLYVLDLPYYIK; from the exons ATGGCAACTGCTGCATCCACCACCATGGCCAGCCAGCTGCAGAGCAGCCTTGCTTCATCCCTGACAACTAGGTTGGCTACCCCAAAGGGCATCTCTGCAGCTCCATTCAGAGCCTTACCCTCAAGGAGGAAGTCTTGCTTCACCATCAAAGCTATCCAATCGGAGAAG CCAACTTATCAAGTAATTCAGCCCCTGAATGGCGATCCATTCATCGGAAGCCTTGAGACCCCGGTGACATCAAGCCCCATAATCGCTTGGTTCCTCTCCAACCTCCCTGGTTACAGGACAGCGGTGAGCCCGCTTCTCAGGGGAATCGAGGTCGGCCTAGCCCATGGGTACCTCTTGGTTGGCCCGTTCGTGATTACAGGCCCGCTGAGGGACACCGACATCAAAGGTCCAGCCGGTTCACTTGCAGCTGCTGGGCTTGTTATCATCCTCAGCATTTGCTTGACAATGTATGGCATTGCATCCTTCAACGAGGGTGAGCCCTCAACTGCCCCGGGACTGACCTTGACCGGCAGGAAGAAGGAGCCTGACCAGTTGCAGACTGCTGAGGGATGGGCTAAGTTCAGTGGAGGGTTCTTCTTTGGTGGGATCTCTGGTGTCATCTGGGCTTACTTCCTTCTCTATGTCCTTGACCTTCCTTACTATATTAAGTAA
- the LOC113712853 gene encoding uncharacterized protein isoform X1, whose translation MALQLCSSSSSLLSLCSLQLLRLSPIASPSDQFLKPTIMPQGILKKKKQKHSLLFCRSSNDESNEDYYLDAPVSVGDGFSFSGGKYSDEPSPADEWFEQGKIVKAHPVGGTGDKAKDPIFGLAMGGGSQTSSDLFRWFCVDSGSADNHPIVLIHGFPSQAYSYRKVLPILSKKYHAIAFDWLGFGFSDKPQPRYGFDYTLDEYTSSMESIIDETTKGKATLVVQGYFSPVVVKYASSRQEKITDLILLNPPLTAKHANLPSTLSIFSNFLLGEIFSQDPLRASDKALTSCGPYVIKEDVAMVYRRPYLTSGSAGFALNAISRAMKKELKPYIEEMRRILMDENWQVKTTIIWGERDRWLSYNGVQEFCIESKHRLIRLPMAGHHVQEDSGEEVAQLIAQVVGR comes from the exons ATGGCTCTGCAGCTctgctcttcttcttcttctctgctTTCTCTCTGCAGCCTGCAACTGCTCCGTCTTTCTCCCATTGCATCCCCTTCAGACCAGTTTCTCAAACCAACAATAATGCCCCAAGGTATcctcaagaagaagaagcagaagcATTCCCTACTTTTTTGCCGGTCAAGCAATGATGAGAGCAACGAG GATTATTACTTGGATGCTCCTGTTTCAGTAGGAGATGGCTTTTCTTTTAGTGGAG GAAAATATTCGGATGAGCCAAGTCCAGCTGATGAATGGTTCGAgcaaggaaagatt GTAAAAGCACATCCCGTTGGGGGTACTGGTGACAAGGCCAAGGATCCCATCTTTGGTCTTGCAATGGGAGGTGGTTCACAAACCTCATCTGATCTTTTCAG ATGGTTTTGCGTTGACAGCGGAAGTGCTGACAATCATCCCATTGTGTTAATTCATGGTTTTCCTTCACAG GCATATTCCTACCGCAAAGTCCTTCCAATACTTTCAAAGAAATATCATGCTATTGCATTTGATTGGCTTG GATTTGGATTTTCTGATAAGCCCCAACCTAGATATGGTTTTGACTACACTCTGGATG AATATACGTCATCCATGGAATCTATTATAGATGAAACCACCAAGGGTAAGGCCACACTAGTTGTCCAG GGCTACTTTTCGCCTGTTGTGGTCAAATATGCTAGCAGTCGTCAAGAAAAGATTACTGATCTCATACTTCTCAACCCTCCA CTCACAGCCAAGCATGCCAATCTCCCGTCCACATTATCCATATTCAGCAACTTTCTGTTGGGGGAAATTTTTTCTCAG GATCCTCTAAGAGCCAGTGATAAGGCCCTGACAAGCTGTGGCCCATACGTAATAAAAGAAGACGTCGCAATGGTTTATAGGAGACCTTACCTCACGTCTGGTTCTGCAGGATTTGCACTAAATGCAATTAGCAGGGCCATGAAGAAAGAACTTAAG CCCTACATTGAAGAGATGAGAAGGATACTAATGGACGAAAACTGGCAAGTTAAAACAACAATCATTTGGGGCGAACGAGACCGCTGGCTAAGCTACAACGGAGTCCAGGAATTCTGCATAGAATCGAAGCACCGACTTATAAGACTTCCAATG GCAGGGCACCATGTACAGGAGGATAGCGGAGAAGAGGTGGCGCAACTTATTGCTCAAGTTGTTGGCCGGTAA